A single region of the Chelmon rostratus isolate fCheRos1 chromosome 5, fCheRos1.pri, whole genome shotgun sequence genome encodes:
- the LOC121606886 gene encoding tubulin beta-1 chain-like: MREIVHLQAGQCGNQIGAKFWEVISDEHGIDPTGTYHGDSDLQLDRINVYYNEASGGKYVPRAVLVDLEPGTMDSVRSGPFGQVFRPDNFVFGQSGAGNNWAKGHYTEGAELVDSVLDVVRREAESCDCLQGFQLTHSLGGGTGSGMGTLLISKIREEYPDRIMNTFSVVPSPKVSDTVVEPYNATLSVHQLVENTDETFCIDNEALYDICFRTLKLTTPTYGDLNHLVSATMSGVTTCLRFPGQLNADLRKLAVNMVPFPRLHFFMPGFAPLTSRGSQQYRSLTVAELTQQMFDAKNMMAACDPRHGRYLTVAAIFRGRMSMKEVDEQMLNVQNKNSSYFVEWIPNNVKTAVCDIPPRGLKMAATFIGNSTAIQELFKRISEQFTAMFRRKAFLHWYTGEGMDEMEFTEAESNMNDLVSEYQQYQDATAEEEGEFEEEGEEELA, encoded by the exons ATGAGGGAAATCGTGCATCTTCAGGCCGGTCAATGTGGAAACCAGATTGGTGCCAAG TTTTGGGAGGTGATCAGCGATGAGCACGGTATTGACCCAACTGGTACATACCATGGTGACAGTGACCTGCAGCTGGACAGGATCAATGTCTACTATAATGAAGCCTCAG GTGGTAAATATGTCCCCCGTGCAGTGCTGGTTGATCTGGAGCCAGGCACCATGGACTCTGTGAGGTCTGGACCTTTCGGCCAGGTTTTCAGGCCAGACAACTTTGTTTTTG GTCAGAGTGGTGCTGGAAACAACTGGGCCAAGGGTCACTACACTGAGGGTGCAGAGCTGGTGGACTCTGTCCTGGATGTGGTGAGAAGGGAGGCAGAGAGCTGTGACTGCTTGCAGGGCTTTCAGCTCACACACTCTCTAGGTGGTGGCACAGGTTCTGGTATGGGCACCCTGCTGATCAGCAAGATCCGTGAAGAGTACCCTGACCGCATCATGAACACGTTCAGCGTGGTGCCTTCCCCCAAAGTATCAGACACAGTTGTTGAGCCCTACAATGCCACACTATCGGTCCACCAGCTTGTAGAAAACACAGATGAGACCTTCTGCATCGACAATGAGGCCCTGTACGACATCTGTTTCCGCACCCTTAAACTCACAACCCCAACATACGGTGACCTCAACCACTTGGTCTCTGCCACCATGAGCGGTGTCACTACCTGCCTCAGGTTCCCTGGACAGCTCAACGCTGACCTGCGGAAGCTGGCCGTAAACATGGTGCCATTTCCCCGTCTGCACTTCTTCATGCCAGGCTTTGCTCCCCTCACAAGCAGAGGCAGCCAGCAGTACAGATCCCTCACTGTGGCCGAGCTCACCCAGCAGATGTTCGATGCCAAGAACATGATGGCTGCCTGCGACCCACGTCACGGCCGCTACCTGACGGTGGCCGCCATCTTCCGTGGCCGCATGTCCATGAAGGAGGTGGACGAGCAGATGCTGAATGTGCAGAATAAGAACAGCAGCTACTTCGTTGAATGGATCCCCAACAACGTCAAGACCGCCGTCTGCGACATTCCTCCCCGTGGCCTCAAAATGGCTGCCACCTTCATCGGCAACAGCACAGCCATCCAGGAGCTGTTCAAGCGCATCTCTGAGCAGTTCACAGCTATGTTCAGGCGCAAAGCTTTCCTCCACTGGTACACCGGCGAGGGTATGGATGAGATGGAGTTCACCGAGGCAGAGAGCAACATGAACGACCTGGTGTCCGAGTACCAGCAGTACCAAGATgccactgcagaggaggagggagagtttgaggaggagggcgaggaggagcTGGcctaa
- the LOC121606178 gene encoding protein unc-13 homolog B-like yields MVSLIVRERLDTEAADILNELQVKLNTVLDNFSTIFARSFQTRINGCMRQMAEILYQIKGPPNHNTAEADADAILRPLMEFLDGNLSIFADICEKTVLKRILKDLWRIVLSSLEKTIVLPQSNDSLGAQLLTAAKGLSNLKSQS; encoded by the exons ATGGTTTCCTTAATTGTGAGAGAAAGG CTGGATACAGAGGCAGCTGACATCCTcaatgagctgcaggtgaagctCAACACCGTCCTCGACAACTTCAGCACCATATTTGCCAGGag ttTCCAGACTCGTATTAACGGCTGCATGCGTCAGATGGCTGAGATCCTCTACCAGATCAAAGGCCCACCCAACCACAACACCGCAGAGGCAGATGCTGACGCCATACTGAGGCCCCTCATGGAGTTCCTGGATGGGAA TCTCAGTATCTTTGCGGACATCTGTGAGAAGACGGTGCTGAAGAGGATCCTGAAGGATTTGTGGAGGATTGTCCTGAGCAGCCTGGAGAAGACCATCGTCCTGCCTCAGAGCAACGACAGCCTG ggggCCCAGCTCCTCACAGCAGCTAAAGGACTGTCTAATCTCAAG TCTCAGAGTTGA